Proteins encoded within one genomic window of uncultured Draconibacterium sp.:
- a CDS encoding GIY-YIG nuclease family protein — MYYCYILYSEKLNKFYIGSTSDVEGRLQRHNSSNKGFTSTGKPWELKYYETFGEKSDAIKREMQLKNWKSRSAILKLIEGF, encoded by the coding sequence ATGTATTACTGTTATATTTTGTATTCAGAGAAACTAAATAAATTCTATATTGGTTCTACAAGTGATGTTGAAGGACGCTTGCAGCGTCATAACTCATCTAACAAAGGATTTACGTCAACCGGGAAACCATGGGAGTTAAAATATTATGAAACTTTTGGAGAAAAAAGTGATGCAATTAAACGTGAAATGCAACTTAAAAACTGGAAAAGTAGAAGTGCAATTCTGAAATTGATAGAGGGGTTTTAG
- a CDS encoding inositol monophosphatase family protein yields MDYKELCFQVQNIAHRTGNFIRGEQKKISEKNIEIKSVASLVTYVDKTAEKQIVDALKELLPEAGFVAEEGTAESNNEKYTWFVDPLDGTTNYLHGLAPHSVSIALAEGNELVLGVVYEVGADEMFYSWKGGPAYCNEEIIQTAKRSKSEDTLIATGFPYYAFDKVDEYIGAMKELMQSTRGIRRFGSAAIDLCYVAAGRFDAFYEHALHAWDVAAGVFILQQAGGKTTDFNGGDNWLFGGELVSASNAYFPKFFEIVNKYLGEK; encoded by the coding sequence ATGGATTACAAAGAACTTTGTTTTCAGGTTCAAAATATAGCACACCGCACAGGTAATTTTATTCGTGGCGAGCAAAAAAAGATTTCTGAGAAAAATATAGAAATTAAAAGTGTTGCCAGCCTGGTAACCTACGTTGATAAAACGGCAGAAAAACAAATTGTCGATGCTTTGAAAGAGCTGCTTCCGGAAGCCGGTTTTGTTGCCGAAGAAGGAACTGCCGAATCGAATAACGAAAAATATACCTGGTTTGTCGATCCACTGGATGGCACGACAAACTACCTGCACGGTTTAGCGCCGCATTCGGTTAGTATCGCTCTGGCCGAAGGCAACGAATTAGTGTTGGGCGTGGTTTATGAAGTAGGCGCCGACGAAATGTTTTATTCATGGAAAGGCGGCCCCGCTTACTGCAACGAAGAGATTATTCAAACAGCAAAACGTTCAAAATCGGAAGATACACTGATTGCAACCGGATTCCCTTATTACGCTTTCGACAAAGTAGACGAGTACATTGGCGCCATGAAGGAGCTGATGCAATCAACCCGTGGAATTCGCCGTTTTGGTTCGGCAGCCATTGATTTGTGTTACGTTGCAGCCGGACGTTTCGATGCTTTTTACGAACACGCCCTACATGCCTGGGATGTAGCAGCCGGCGTATTTATCTTACAGCAAGCCGGCGGAAAAACTACTGATTTTAATGGTGGCGACAACTGGTTATTTGGTGGCGAACTGGTATCAGCCAGCAACGCTTATTTCCCCAAATTCTTTGAAATAGTAAACAAGTACCTCGGCGAGAAATAG
- a CDS encoding PAS domain S-box protein produces MKDQTMIYDKESFLNNNIDDPAIHQKIIDALPIPIFYRDTEGIYRMCNAAHEKFTGKTKEQILGKPLHEVHVKEMADKYLAQDKELIANPDVQVYNTQVRHGDGTSHHVILNKAVIRDNENKIVGIVGSINDITELKKTEKRLEKAQETMQVSSQMIHKISTGIVMVDSNFKIVDSNEYFAKLMGEDTEELYETIPGLTGADVKGLVPDIIYKMISSVLTSGDELAERDLKFHNKLMHVSVRTLYKNKVVGVVFRDMSAPMLVQDEIINRARKINKQNIETVQKIAFLMGENAAETEELLNSIIETYRYGDDDKS; encoded by the coding sequence ATGAAAGACCAAACTATGATTTACGATAAAGAATCGTTTCTAAACAATAATATCGATGATCCTGCCATCCATCAGAAAATTATTGATGCGCTGCCCATACCTATTTTTTACCGCGACACAGAAGGAATTTACCGGATGTGTAATGCCGCGCACGAAAAATTTACCGGCAAAACAAAGGAACAAATTTTGGGCAAACCGTTACACGAGGTTCATGTAAAAGAAATGGCAGATAAATACCTGGCACAAGACAAAGAATTAATTGCCAATCCTGATGTTCAGGTGTACAACACACAAGTGCGCCATGGCGACGGGACCTCGCACCATGTTATTTTGAATAAAGCTGTTATTCGCGATAACGAAAATAAAATTGTTGGAATTGTTGGTTCCATCAACGACATTACCGAATTAAAGAAAACCGAAAAACGCCTGGAAAAAGCGCAGGAAACCATGCAGGTTTCTTCGCAAATGATACATAAAATTTCTACCGGTATTGTAATGGTCGACAGTAATTTTAAAATTGTAGACTCCAACGAATATTTTGCCAAACTAATGGGCGAAGACACGGAAGAATTGTACGAAACCATTCCCGGGCTTACCGGTGCCGATGTAAAAGGATTGGTGCCCGACATTATTTACAAAATGATATCGAGCGTTCTTACTTCAGGCGATGAATTGGCCGAACGGGATTTAAAATTTCACAATAAACTCATGCATGTTTCGGTACGTACACTTTATAAGAACAAGGTAGTTGGTGTGGTATTCCGCGATATGTCGGCACCAATGCTTGTGCAGGATGAGATTATTAATCGTGCACGAAAAATCAATAAACAAAATATTGAGACGGTGCAAAAAATCGCCTTTTTAATGGGCGAAAACGCTGCTGAAACAGAAGAACTGTTAAATTCCATAATTGAAACCTATCGCTATGGTGACGACGACAAATCCTGA
- a CDS encoding SpoIIE family protein phosphatase, which yields MVTTTNPDYHVEIEFQQKRPKGEIACGDVFQSSIIREEGRTILVLSDGIGHGIKASVLATLTSTMALKYSLLHTKPEVAARIIMETLPKSSDGKESYATFTIIELDDEGHVRIVNYDNPGILVLRNEVAIQGKEYNLTIRGEENLGKVLHCKEFTARKEDRIIFMSDGVEQSGLGNQRYPLGWGIENIEDFALNQIKRMPDISATKLARKIVNQAVMNDQFSVKDDTSCGVMYFREPRKFMLITGPPFYKIKDFDFVGRIQNFDGKKIICGGTTAEIIARELDLTVEIQHGNKNLEKLPPTAKMQGFEMVTEGILTLGKVEEILENYDSDTRLTDSTPEEIVKLLLQHDCIDIIVGTRINWAHQDPEQPLELELRKFVVKRIVKLLIHKFFKKVKIEYV from the coding sequence ATGGTGACGACGACAAATCCTGATTACCACGTTGAAATTGAGTTTCAGCAAAAACGCCCCAAAGGCGAAATTGCCTGTGGCGACGTATTTCAGTCAAGTATTATTCGTGAGGAAGGACGCACCATTTTAGTATTGAGCGACGGCATTGGCCATGGCATTAAAGCGAGTGTTTTGGCAACGCTAACTTCAACAATGGCATTAAAATATTCGCTACTACACACCAAACCAGAAGTAGCCGCGCGCATAATTATGGAAACGTTGCCCAAAAGCAGCGACGGAAAAGAAAGTTATGCCACATTCACCATTATTGAACTGGACGATGAGGGACATGTGCGAATTGTGAATTACGACAACCCGGGAATTTTGGTACTCAGAAACGAAGTTGCCATACAAGGTAAAGAATATAACCTGACCATCAGAGGTGAAGAAAACCTGGGCAAAGTACTGCATTGCAAAGAGTTTACTGCCCGTAAAGAAGACCGCATAATTTTTATGTCGGACGGCGTTGAACAATCAGGATTGGGAAACCAACGTTATCCGCTTGGTTGGGGAATAGAAAACATCGAAGATTTTGCGCTGAACCAAATAAAACGAATGCCCGACATTTCGGCCACAAAGCTGGCACGTAAAATTGTTAACCAGGCAGTTATGAACGACCAGTTTTCGGTTAAAGACGACACCAGCTGCGGCGTAATGTATTTTCGCGAGCCGCGTAAATTTATGCTCATTACCGGTCCACCTTTCTACAAAATAAAGGACTTTGATTTTGTTGGCCGAATTCAGAATTTTGATGGTAAAAAAATTATTTGCGGAGGAACCACTGCAGAGATTATTGCCCGCGAACTTGACCTCACTGTAGAAATTCAACACGGTAATAAAAATCTGGAAAAGTTACCACCAACTGCAAAAATGCAGGGTTTTGAAATGGTTACTGAAGGAATTCTTACCTTGGGGAAAGTTGAAGAAATACTAGAGAATTACGACAGCGATACCCGGCTTACAGACAGTACGCCCGAAGAAATTGTGAAGCTCTTGCTGCAGCACGATTGTATTGATATTATTGTTGGAACCCGGATTAACTGGGCACACCAGGATCCGGAACAACCACTGGAACTTGAACTTCGCAAATTTGTAGTAAAACGTATTGTTAAACTGCTGATACACAAATTCTTTAAAAAGGTAAAGATCGAATACGTATAA
- a CDS encoding ATP-binding protein has product MKLEFDIANGDFSKAGRASSRIKKMLKQLQVDPKVIKRIVVAIYEAEVNVVAHSVGGKMLAEIDGTGITVIVKDNGPGIEDIEKAMQEGYSTATKAVRNMGFGAGMGLPNINRNTDEFTIESELGEGTVLTFRNNF; this is encoded by the coding sequence ATGAAGTTGGAATTTGACATAGCAAACGGCGATTTTAGCAAGGCCGGAAGAGCTTCGAGCCGAATAAAAAAAATGCTGAAACAATTACAGGTTGATCCAAAAGTGATCAAACGAATTGTGGTGGCTATCTACGAGGCCGAGGTTAATGTTGTTGCTCACTCTGTTGGAGGAAAAATGCTGGCCGAAATCGACGGAACAGGAATTACTGTTATTGTTAAGGATAATGGCCCCGGTATTGAGGATATAGAAAAAGCCATGCAGGAAGGTTACTCAACCGCTACCAAAGCTGTTCGGAATATGGGATTTGGCGCGGGAATGGGCTTGCCAAATATTAACCGAAACACCGATGAATTTACGATTGAAAGCGAGTTAGGAGAGGGAACAGTTTTAACTTTCAGAAATAATTTTTAG
- a CDS encoding PhoH family protein produces MLSKTKKSKIFVLDTNVILHDHTCIYQFQDNDIILPITVLEELDKFKRGNDLINFQAREFTRVLDEIVGDDIFNGGKSLGVGKGRIRIETGKPFSDELKASFREDIPDHRILAIADFTAKAYPRRKTVLISKDINLRMKAKSLGIQAEDYKTDQVTDENVLDKTITTFDNFDDMVIDQLYQQGSFAKADVKDFTPDANECFIFRGNQSSALARYDNKSERVYRVEKKSAYGIKPRNAEQTFSLNMLMDPEVRLMALTGKAGTGKTLLALAAAIEQHRQYEQILLARPIVALSNRDIGYLPGDANEKINPYMQPLFDNLAVIKHTFNPRSNEYQLIEEMVKDEKLNITPLAYIRGRSLSNAFFIIDEAQNLTPHEIKTIITRAGEGTKMVFTGDLWQIDSPYLDMKSNGLAYMVDRMRNQELFAHINLVKGERSYLAELASNLL; encoded by the coding sequence ATGCTGAGTAAAACCAAAAAGAGTAAAATTTTCGTTCTTGACACGAACGTAATTTTACACGATCACACATGTATTTACCAGTTCCAGGATAACGACATTATCCTTCCGATTACAGTACTCGAGGAGCTGGACAAATTTAAACGAGGAAACGACCTTATCAACTTTCAGGCACGCGAATTTACCCGGGTGCTTGATGAAATTGTTGGAGATGACATTTTTAACGGCGGGAAATCGCTTGGTGTAGGAAAAGGCCGCATACGAATTGAAACGGGCAAACCATTCTCGGATGAGTTAAAAGCTTCGTTTCGTGAGGATATCCCCGATCATAGAATCCTGGCGATCGCAGATTTTACCGCAAAAGCTTATCCGCGTCGAAAAACAGTTCTGATCAGTAAAGACATTAACCTTCGGATGAAGGCCAAGTCGCTGGGCATTCAGGCTGAAGATTACAAAACCGACCAGGTAACCGACGAGAATGTACTGGATAAAACCATTACAACTTTCGATAATTTTGACGATATGGTTATCGATCAACTTTATCAACAAGGTTCGTTTGCAAAAGCCGATGTTAAAGATTTTACACCCGATGCGAACGAGTGTTTTATTTTCAGAGGCAACCAATCGAGTGCACTGGCGCGATACGACAACAAATCGGAGCGCGTTTACCGTGTAGAGAAAAAATCGGCTTACGGCATTAAACCACGAAATGCCGAACAGACTTTTAGTTTGAATATGCTGATGGATCCGGAAGTACGACTAATGGCGCTTACCGGAAAAGCAGGAACCGGAAAAACATTGTTGGCACTGGCTGCCGCAATAGAGCAACACCGCCAGTACGAACAGATACTTTTAGCCCGCCCAATTGTAGCATTAAGTAACCGAGACATTGGTTATTTGCCCGGTGATGCGAACGAAAAGATCAATCCATACATGCAGCCGCTTTTCGATAACCTGGCTGTAATTAAGCATACTTTCAACCCACGAAGTAACGAGTACCAGCTTATTGAAGAGATGGTAAAAGATGAAAAACTGAACATCACACCTCTGGCATACATTCGTGGACGAAGTTTATCGAATGCATTCTTCATTATAGATGAAGCGCAAAACCTTACTCCGCACGAAATAAAGACCATTATTACACGTGCCGGCGAAGGAACAAAAATGGTATTCACCGGCGATTTGTGGCAGATCGACTCGCCTTACCTCGATATGAAATCGAACGGGCTGGCGTACATGGTAGACCGCATGCGCAACCAGGAATTGTTTGCACACATTAATTTGGTGAAAGGCGAACGAAGTTACCTGGCCGAACTGGCTAGTAACTTATTGTAA
- the mtaB gene encoding tRNA (N(6)-L-threonylcarbamoyladenosine(37)-C(2))-methylthiotransferase MtaB, producing MDYKGKKAAFYTLGCKLNFSETSTIAGSFKEVGFDRVEFDEKADVYVINTCSVTNQGDKASRNIVRKAVKQNPDAMVIVVGCYSQLKPDEVGHIEGVDMVLGTQEKFHIPHYLGDLQKRETTEIKTTRLANIKNYHKAFSWGDRTRSFLKVQDGCDYYCSFCTIPYARGRSRNDNIVNTVKEAQKSVQKGYKEIILTGVNIGDFGKSTGENFLDLLKALEQVDGLERLRLGSIEPNLLKNEIIELVSSSKVIMPHFHLPLQSGSDEILSLMKRKYSTDLYRKRVERIREIVPHAFIGVDVIAGTNGETEKYFQESFDFLNSLEISQLHAFTYSERSGTQALKIPWKVDVEERKNRTQKYINLSEKKLRAFYEKHIESEQTALFEAQKSQDNMHGFTENYIKVEVPYQKELVNKLGSVKLKSILPNGSVSVDFIA from the coding sequence ATGGATTACAAGGGGAAGAAAGCTGCTTTTTACACATTAGGCTGTAAACTTAATTTTTCAGAAACGTCGACCATTGCCGGTTCCTTTAAAGAAGTTGGTTTTGACCGTGTTGAGTTTGATGAAAAAGCCGATGTGTACGTGATTAACACCTGTTCGGTTACCAACCAGGGAGATAAGGCCAGTCGTAATATTGTGCGCAAGGCCGTAAAACAAAATCCTGATGCTATGGTAATTGTGGTAGGTTGCTACTCGCAGCTAAAACCAGACGAAGTAGGACACATTGAAGGTGTTGATATGGTACTCGGTACTCAGGAAAAGTTTCATATTCCGCACTACCTTGGCGATCTGCAAAAACGCGAAACTACCGAGATTAAAACAACGCGTTTAGCCAATATAAAAAATTACCATAAAGCATTTTCGTGGGGCGACCGCACACGCAGTTTCCTCAAAGTGCAGGACGGTTGCGATTATTACTGTTCGTTTTGTACCATTCCGTATGCACGAGGACGAAGCAGAAACGACAACATCGTTAATACGGTTAAAGAAGCACAAAAATCCGTTCAGAAAGGATACAAAGAAATTATACTTACCGGCGTAAATATTGGCGACTTCGGTAAATCAACCGGCGAGAATTTTCTTGATTTATTGAAAGCCCTGGAACAGGTCGATGGCTTGGAACGACTGCGTTTAGGATCGATTGAACCCAACTTGCTAAAAAATGAAATTATCGAGCTGGTATCCAGCTCGAAAGTCATTATGCCGCATTTCCACTTGCCTTTGCAATCGGGCTCCGATGAAATCCTGTCGTTGATGAAACGAAAATATTCCACCGATTTGTACCGAAAAAGAGTGGAGCGTATTCGCGAAATCGTACCCCATGCTTTTATTGGTGTTGATGTAATAGCAGGTACAAACGGCGAAACCGAAAAATATTTCCAGGAATCGTTCGACTTCCTTAACAGCCTCGAAATCTCGCAATTACATGCTTTTACCTACTCTGAAAGAAGTGGAACGCAGGCGCTGAAGATTCCGTGGAAAGTAGATGTGGAAGAACGCAAAAACCGTACACAGAAATACATCAATCTATCGGAGAAAAAGCTGCGCGCTTTTTACGAGAAACATATAGAATCAGAACAAACAGCACTTTTTGAGGCGCAGAAAAGCCAGGATAATATGCATGGTTTTACTGAAAACTACATAAAAGTTGAGGTTCCTTATCAGAAAGAGCTGGTAAATAAGCTGGGCAGCGTAAAATTAAAGTCAATTCTGCCAAACGGTAGCGTTTCTGTAGATTTTATCGCCTGA
- a CDS encoding glutathione peroxidase, with protein sequence MKKLILINVLLLAVITAFGQSSLHDFTVKDIEGNDFDLSTLKGKKVLVVNTASKCGLTPQFEQLQSVFEQYGGDDFVIIGFPANNFANQEPKSNAEIVEFCEMNYGVTFPMMSKISVKGDDMHPVYQWLTQKSKNGKQDSEVSWNFQKYLIDENGMLVDVIEPKVKPDDAKIISWVTN encoded by the coding sequence ATGAAAAAACTAATTCTTATAAACGTATTACTACTGGCTGTAATTACAGCTTTCGGGCAAAGTTCGCTGCACGATTTTACCGTGAAAGACATTGAAGGAAATGATTTCGACCTTTCCACATTGAAAGGAAAAAAAGTGTTGGTTGTAAACACTGCATCAAAATGTGGCTTAACACCGCAGTTTGAACAATTACAAAGCGTGTTTGAGCAATATGGAGGCGATGATTTTGTTATTATTGGATTTCCGGCAAATAATTTTGCTAACCAGGAACCCAAAAGCAATGCCGAAATTGTTGAATTTTGCGAGATGAATTACGGAGTTACATTCCCGATGATGTCAAAAATTTCGGTGAAAGGCGATGATATGCACCCAGTATACCAGTGGCTGACTCAGAAAAGTAAAAATGGTAAACAAGACTCAGAAGTTAGCTGGAACTTTCAGAAATACCTGATCGATGAAAACGGAATGTTAGTTGATGTAATTGAGCCAAAAGTTAAACCCGATGATGCTAAGATCATTAGCTGGGTAACGAATTAA
- a CDS encoding folylpolyglutamate synthase/dihydrofolate synthase family protein translates to MDYKATLYYLFSQLPMFQRTGPAAYKNTLENTLKLDEYYGHPHQKYRTIHVAGTNGKGSVSHMLASVLQAAGYKTGLYTSPHMKDFRERIKIDGEMIPESEVVDWVSNFIINNNLWKIQSSFFELTVAMAFDYFADKEIDVAVMEVGLGGRLDSTNVITPDVSIITNIGLDHTNLLGDTLEKIAGEKAGIIKKDVPVVIGTTQKETTPVFNEKVQEVDTSIYFSDQEYNVAYSMLSMDGKQQLNVQKEGEDVYTELVLDLLGQYQHKNIPAVLKAVDLLNKKDYKITEDNLREGLKNVVTNTGLLGRWQVIGNNPLTVCDTGHNEDGIKSIVQQLKNTAYKQLHFIFGTVGDKDPGKVLALLPKQAKYYFVKADIARAMDADELAKRAKEFGLIGEVYSSVNEAYVKAQLVADKTDMIFVGGSTFVVAEVL, encoded by the coding sequence TTGGATTACAAAGCTACTTTATACTACCTGTTTAGTCAGTTGCCTATGTTTCAGCGAACTGGGCCGGCTGCCTACAAAAACACCCTGGAAAATACTTTGAAACTGGATGAATATTATGGTCATCCGCATCAGAAATACCGAACAATCCACGTTGCCGGAACGAATGGGAAAGGATCGGTTTCGCATATGCTGGCATCGGTACTTCAGGCGGCGGGATATAAAACGGGATTGTATACGTCTCCACACATGAAAGATTTTCGTGAGCGGATAAAAATTGATGGCGAAATGATTCCGGAATCGGAGGTGGTTGACTGGGTGAGTAATTTTATAATTAACAATAATTTGTGGAAAATCCAGTCTTCATTTTTCGAACTGACGGTTGCTATGGCATTCGATTATTTTGCCGATAAGGAAATTGATGTGGCAGTAATGGAAGTTGGGCTCGGCGGGCGACTTGATTCTACCAATGTTATTACGCCCGATGTGAGTATTATTACCAATATTGGTTTGGATCATACCAACCTTCTTGGAGATACCTTGGAGAAAATCGCAGGAGAAAAAGCCGGAATCATCAAAAAGGACGTTCCGGTGGTTATTGGAACAACACAAAAAGAAACAACTCCGGTTTTCAATGAAAAAGTGCAAGAAGTAGATACTTCAATTTATTTCTCTGATCAGGAATACAATGTTGCGTATTCAATGTTGAGCATGGATGGCAAACAACAACTCAATGTGCAAAAGGAGGGGGAGGACGTTTATACTGAATTGGTCTTGGATTTATTGGGGCAATATCAGCATAAAAATATTCCGGCCGTACTAAAAGCCGTTGATCTTTTAAATAAAAAGGATTATAAAATTACAGAAGATAATTTGCGAGAAGGACTGAAAAATGTAGTAACAAATACCGGGTTATTGGGGCGATGGCAGGTGATTGGCAATAATCCGTTAACGGTTTGCGATACAGGGCACAATGAAGATGGAATTAAATCGATTGTTCAGCAACTGAAAAATACGGCTTACAAGCAGTTGCATTTTATTTTTGGCACTGTTGGCGATAAAGATCCGGGGAAAGTTTTGGCACTTTTACCCAAACAGGCGAAGTACTATTTTGTAAAAGCTGACATTGCAAGAGCTATGGATGCAGACGAGTTGGCCAAAAGGGCCAAAGAGTTTGGTTTGATAGGGGAGGTGTATTCGTCAGTAAACGAGGCTTACGTGAAAGCTCAACTTGTTGCAGATAAAACGGATATGATATTTGTAGGAGGCAGCACGTTTGTGGTAGCAGAAGTGCTTTGA
- a CDS encoding thioesterase family protein: MQKLKFQEPVYTYHIDFVGHVNNIIYVQWLENARVKLIEAMGLSISQISIDDDILPIITETNIQYKKPFFLNNEVHVEVWVSEIFNVSANFKFRFRNEKGEICSTAQQKVLFIDRATQRPSRKFVKYRENFEKYLLRE, from the coding sequence ATGCAAAAATTAAAATTTCAAGAACCTGTTTATACTTATCACATTGATTTTGTTGGACATGTAAACAATATCATTTACGTTCAATGGCTGGAAAATGCCCGTGTTAAACTGATTGAAGCAATGGGTTTATCTATCTCGCAAATTTCAATTGACGACGATATTTTACCCATCATCACAGAAACGAACATTCAATACAAAAAGCCGTTTTTTCTGAACAACGAAGTGCATGTTGAAGTCTGGGTTTCAGAGATTTTTAATGTTTCGGCAAACTTTAAATTCCGCTTCCGGAACGAAAAAGGCGAAATCTGTTCTACTGCTCAACAAAAAGTTTTGTTTATCGACCGTGCAACTCAGCGTCCTTCGCGTAAGTTTGTGAAATACAGGGAGAATTTCGAAAAATATTTATTACGCGAATAA
- a CDS encoding ion transporter, with translation MTFKTRLKPIIEDNTNKAGKWFDLIIQFFIILSLLSFSIETLPNVDDRLREFLHEFELFSIIVFTIEYLLRLWVSDKKLKFIFSFYGLIDLFAILPFYLSFGIDLRSIRVFRLIRLFRLFKILRFNDAIQNFIRALKSIKEELILYFIVSLFLIFLSAVGIYYFENPVQPEVFKSIFHSAWWAVATLTTVGYGDIYPITAGGKIFTSLILLIGLGVVAVPTGLIASAFSKIKDDKDK, from the coding sequence ATGACCTTCAAAACCAGACTTAAACCAATAATTGAAGATAATACTAACAAGGCTGGGAAATGGTTTGATCTTATCATTCAATTTTTTATTATTCTATCATTGCTCTCTTTTTCTATTGAAACTTTACCCAACGTAGATGATAGATTAAGAGAATTTTTACATGAATTCGAATTATTTTCAATAATTGTTTTTACGATTGAGTACCTTTTGAGATTATGGGTCTCTGATAAAAAACTTAAATTCATATTTAGCTTTTATGGATTAATCGACCTTTTTGCAATTCTACCATTTTATCTCTCTTTTGGTATTGATTTACGAAGCATTAGAGTTTTTCGACTCATTAGATTATTCAGATTATTTAAGATACTTCGCTTCAACGATGCAATTCAAAATTTCATTAGGGCACTAAAATCAATTAAGGAAGAGTTAATACTCTATTTTATCGTTTCTTTATTTCTAATCTTTTTATCCGCTGTTGGGATATATTATTTTGAAAATCCTGTCCAACCAGAAGTTTTCAAATCAATTTTTCACAGCGCTTGGTGGGCTGTTGCAACCTTAACAACAGTTGGTTACGGCGACATTTACCCAATTACAGCAGGAGGTAAGATTTTCACATCGCTAATTTTATTAATTGGATTAGGAGTAGTAGCAGTTCCAACAGGATTAATTGCCTCAGCATTCTCAAAAATAAAAGATGACAAAGACAAATAG
- a CDS encoding glycosyltransferase family 2 protein yields MSKDKKIAIVILNWNGVKLFPDYLPSVIEHSKGENIEVIVADNGSTDNSLEFLKANFPEVTLLDLKENYGFAKGYNVALNQIEADYFVLLNSDVKVEPNWIQPCINQFVQDDKVVAVQPKVLSFNEPELFEYAGAAGGFIDKFGYPFCRGRILDHVEKDENQYDQSSEIFWATGACMFVKAKAFKKAGGLDASFWAHMEEIDLCWRWKNQGYKIVYEPGSVVYHLGGGSLEYGNPKKVYLNFRNNLYMLYKNLPKKKFLPILLTRMILDGVAAAKFLVGREFKAFSAVAKAHRDFYKNISALRKKRKDLLKLASVNNHKQIYPKSIMWKFFVQKRYKFAELNFNPE; encoded by the coding sequence ATGAGCAAAGACAAAAAGATTGCCATTGTAATTCTAAACTGGAACGGGGTAAAACTTTTCCCCGATTATCTCCCATCTGTAATAGAACATTCCAAAGGCGAAAACATTGAGGTAATTGTTGCCGACAACGGATCAACCGACAATTCGCTGGAGTTTTTGAAAGCCAATTTTCCTGAGGTTACTTTGCTCGACCTCAAAGAAAATTATGGTTTTGCCAAAGGCTACAATGTTGCTTTAAACCAGATTGAGGCTGATTATTTTGTGCTGCTAAATTCGGATGTTAAAGTTGAACCAAACTGGATCCAACCGTGCATCAACCAATTTGTACAGGATGATAAAGTTGTTGCCGTTCAGCCCAAAGTTTTAAGTTTTAACGAACCCGAACTTTTTGAATATGCAGGAGCAGCAGGAGGTTTTATCGATAAATTTGGTTACCCGTTTTGCCGTGGCAGAATTCTCGATCATGTGGAGAAAGATGAAAATCAGTACGACCAGTCGAGTGAAATTTTCTGGGCAACCGGAGCGTGTATGTTTGTAAAGGCCAAAGCTTTTAAAAAGGCTGGAGGTTTGGATGCCAGTTTTTGGGCACACATGGAAGAAATTGATTTATGCTGGCGCTGGAAAAACCAGGGCTACAAAATTGTATACGAACCCGGTAGTGTAGTTTATCATTTAGGTGGCGGAAGTCTCGAGTACGGAAATCCCAAAAAGGTTTACCTCAACTTCCGCAACAATCTTTACATGCTTTATAAAAACCTGCCGAAGAAGAAATTCCTGCCCATTTTATTAACCCGAATGATTCTGGATGGCGTTGCTGCTGCCAAGTTTTTAGTGGGAAGAGAATTTAAAGCTTTTAGTGCCGTGGCAAAAGCACATCGCGATTTCTACAAGAACATTTCGGCACTGCGCAAAAAAAGAAAGGATTTGTTAAAGTTGGCAAGTGTTAACAATCACAAACAGATTTACCCGAAAAGCATCATGTGGAAGTTCTTTGTACAGAAAAGATATAAATTTGCCGAACTGAATTTCAATCCGGAATAA